The following are encoded together in the Mesoterricola sediminis genome:
- a CDS encoding aspartate ammonia-lyase produces the protein MSETRLEKDALGALEIPAGARHGIHTARALANFPLLGRPVHPALARAFGAVKLAALRTNLRLGYLPEDERADAMARACQELMEGTLAADIRVDALQGGAGTSTNMNVNEVLANRALELLGLPRGDYGTVSPTGHLNLHQSTNDTFPTALRVAAIHGLRELELRVLGLQEAFQDRERAFAHVVKVGRTELQDAVLTTLGRTMGAFAEALNRDRWRLAKAEERLRVVNLGGTAIGTGLAAPTDYIFQATDALRDITGLGLARAENLVEATQNADALVEVSGLLKALASTLIKICSDLRLLASGPQAGLGEVILPPVQAGSSIMPGKVNPVIPEAATQAAIMTIAHDQALTLAVSLGNLELNAFLPLAAHSLLESLDLLARACGLLRERCVLGLAADEARCRAQVENGTAAATALLPLLGYERTCELVARLDGRGLREAGIQEGYFTADQFEALTSPEAVGRLGFRKARP, from the coding sequence ATGAGCGAGACCCGCCTCGAAAAGGACGCCCTCGGGGCGCTGGAGATCCCGGCCGGGGCCCGGCACGGGATCCACACGGCCCGCGCCCTCGCCAACTTCCCCCTCCTGGGGCGCCCGGTCCACCCCGCCCTGGCCCGGGCCTTCGGGGCGGTCAAGCTGGCCGCCCTCCGCACCAACCTCCGCCTGGGCTACCTGCCCGAGGACGAGCGGGCGGACGCCATGGCCCGGGCCTGCCAGGAGCTGATGGAGGGCACCCTCGCCGCCGACATCCGGGTCGACGCCCTCCAGGGGGGCGCCGGCACTTCCACCAACATGAACGTCAACGAGGTCCTGGCCAACCGGGCCCTGGAGCTCCTGGGCCTGCCCCGGGGCGACTACGGGACCGTCTCGCCCACCGGCCACCTCAACCTCCACCAGAGCACCAACGACACCTTCCCCACCGCCCTCCGCGTCGCCGCCATCCACGGCCTGCGGGAGCTGGAGCTCCGGGTGCTGGGCCTGCAGGAGGCCTTCCAGGACCGGGAGCGGGCCTTCGCCCACGTGGTGAAGGTGGGGCGGACGGAACTCCAGGACGCGGTGCTCACCACCCTGGGCCGCACCATGGGCGCCTTCGCCGAGGCCCTGAACCGGGACCGGTGGCGGCTGGCCAAGGCCGAGGAGCGCCTGCGCGTGGTCAACCTGGGCGGCACGGCCATCGGGACGGGCCTCGCGGCCCCCACCGACTACATCTTCCAGGCCACGGACGCCCTGCGGGACATCACCGGACTCGGCCTCGCCCGGGCCGAGAACCTGGTGGAGGCCACCCAGAACGCGGACGCCCTCGTGGAGGTCTCGGGCCTCCTCAAGGCCCTCGCCTCCACCCTCATCAAGATCTGCTCCGACCTGCGCCTCCTGGCCAGCGGCCCCCAGGCGGGCCTGGGGGAGGTGATCCTGCCCCCGGTCCAGGCGGGGAGCTCCATCATGCCGGGCAAGGTGAACCCGGTCATCCCGGAGGCCGCGACCCAGGCGGCCATCATGACCATCGCCCACGACCAGGCCCTGACCCTGGCGGTCTCCCTGGGCAACCTGGAGCTGAACGCCTTCCTGCCCCTGGCGGCCCACAGCCTCCTGGAGAGCCTGGACCTCCTGGCCCGGGCCTGCGGCCTCCTGCGGGAGCGCTGCGTCCTGGGGCTCGCGGCCGACGAGGCCCGGTGCCGGGCCCAGGTGGAGAACGGCACCGCCGCGGCCACGGCCCTCCTGCCCCTCCTGGGCTACGAACGCACCTGCGAGCTTGTCGCCCGCCTCGACGGGCGCGGCCTGCGGGAGGCGGGCATCCAGGAGGGCTACTTCACCGCCGATCAGTTCGAGGCCCTGACCAGCCCCGAGGCTGTGGGGCGCCTCGGTTTCCGCAAGGCCCGACCATGA
- a CDS encoding cation diffusion facilitator family transporter — MSEEASQRQRIRVSALSIGAGTFILGMKYYAFHISHSAALNSDAIESVVNVVAAVFALGAVIFAGKPADRDHPYGHGKIEHFSAAFEGGMISLAAVLIWYEAIKALIEKPALEHLGKGLAINFGAGLLNGALGLYLIHQGKKQRSTALEADGHHVMSDFWTTCGLGAALVLVTFTGLTWLDPAIAMAVGSLLAWTGYKLVRSSSAALLDTEDPQLLSQLVEVINRVRPQEVLAIHEMRTLRSGRYVHVDIHVVLPEFFHIARSHDLAEAFGQRVIQEAGLEGELHTHVDPCQRALCAQCPIADCPIRREAQRKSAPISLDTAVAAGPI; from the coding sequence ATGTCCGAAGAAGCCAGCCAGCGCCAGCGTATCCGGGTCTCGGCCCTGTCCATCGGGGCCGGGACCTTCATCCTCGGGATGAAGTACTACGCGTTCCACATCTCCCATTCGGCGGCCCTGAATTCGGACGCGATCGAGAGCGTGGTGAACGTCGTGGCGGCCGTGTTCGCCCTGGGCGCGGTGATCTTCGCCGGGAAGCCCGCCGACCGGGATCATCCCTACGGCCACGGCAAGATCGAGCATTTCTCCGCCGCCTTCGAGGGGGGCATGATCAGCCTGGCCGCCGTGCTCATCTGGTACGAGGCCATCAAGGCCCTCATCGAGAAGCCGGCCCTGGAGCACCTGGGCAAGGGTCTGGCCATCAACTTCGGCGCCGGCCTCCTCAACGGGGCCCTGGGCCTCTACCTCATCCACCAGGGCAAGAAGCAGCGCTCCACCGCCCTGGAGGCGGACGGCCACCACGTCATGTCCGATTTCTGGACCACCTGCGGCCTGGGCGCCGCCCTGGTCCTCGTGACCTTCACGGGCCTCACCTGGCTGGACCCCGCCATCGCCATGGCCGTGGGCAGCCTGCTGGCCTGGACGGGTTACAAGCTGGTCCGGTCCAGCAGCGCCGCCCTCCTCGACACCGAGGATCCCCAGCTGCTCTCCCAGCTGGTGGAGGTCATCAACCGCGTCCGGCCCCAGGAAGTCCTCGCCATCCACGAAATGCGCACCCTCCGCTCGGGCCGCTACGTGCACGTGGACATCCACGTGGTCCTGCCCGAATTCTTCCACATCGCCCGGAGCCACGACCTGGCCGAGGCCTTCGGTCAGCGGGTGATCCAGGAGGCGGGCCTGGAGGGCGAGCTCCACACCCACGTGGACCCCTGCCAGCGGGCCCTCTGCGCCCAGTGCCCCATCGCCGACTGCCCCATCCGGCGGGAGGCCCAGCGGAAGTCAGCCCCCATCAGCCTCGACACGGCCGTGGCCGCGGGCCCCATCTGA
- the hydE gene encoding [FeFe] hydrogenase H-cluster radical SAM maturase HydE translates to MQRSDILSWLKETDETRLETLWAQADATRKAHVGDEVHLRGLIEIGNYCVRQCAYCGINACSQGITRYRMRPEEILECARTAHRLGYGSVVMQSGEDPGFKPETIADLVREIKTTTPLAVTLSLGEREDEELRLWKAAGADRYLLRFETSDPVLYDRIHPALPGTLSDRMAQLERMRDMGYEIGTGVMVGIPGQTWDILAQDIDTFRHYDMDMLGIGPFLPSPRTPLGGEAADTFRAAPGDQVPNDELTTLKAVALARLVCPQANIPSTTALATLDPQTGRELGLNRGANVVMPNVTPPEYRVLYEIYPGKACVHETAQVCHGCMEARIRSIGRVMGKGPGGRRAAQA, encoded by the coding sequence ATGCAGCGAAGTGACATCCTCTCCTGGCTGAAGGAGACCGACGAGACCCGCCTGGAGACGCTCTGGGCCCAGGCCGACGCCACCCGGAAGGCCCATGTGGGGGACGAAGTCCACCTGCGGGGCCTCATCGAGATCGGCAACTACTGCGTGCGCCAGTGCGCCTACTGCGGCATCAACGCCTGCAGCCAGGGCATCACCCGCTACCGCATGCGCCCCGAGGAGATCCTGGAATGCGCCCGCACGGCCCACCGGCTCGGGTATGGCTCGGTGGTCATGCAGTCGGGCGAGGATCCGGGCTTCAAGCCGGAGACCATCGCCGACCTGGTGCGGGAGATCAAAACCACGACCCCGCTGGCCGTCACCCTGAGCCTGGGGGAGCGGGAGGACGAGGAACTCCGCCTCTGGAAGGCCGCCGGCGCGGACCGCTACCTGCTCCGCTTCGAGACCTCGGATCCGGTCCTCTACGACCGCATCCACCCCGCCCTCCCCGGCACCCTCTCCGACCGCATGGCCCAGCTGGAGCGCATGCGGGACATGGGCTACGAGATCGGCACCGGCGTCATGGTCGGCATCCCCGGCCAGACCTGGGACATCCTGGCCCAGGACATCGACACCTTCCGGCACTACGACATGGACATGCTCGGCATCGGCCCCTTCCTGCCCAGCCCCCGGACCCCCCTGGGCGGCGAGGCGGCGGACACCTTCCGGGCCGCGCCCGGCGACCAGGTGCCCAACGACGAGCTCACCACTCTGAAGGCGGTCGCCCTCGCCCGCCTCGTGTGCCCCCAGGCCAACATCCCGAGCACGACGGCCCTCGCCACCCTCGACCCCCAGACGGGCCGGGAGCTGGGCCTCAACCGGGGGGCCAACGTGGTGATGCCCAACGTGACCCCGCCCGAGTACCGGGTCCTCTACGAGATCTACCCGGGCAAGGCCTGCGTCCACGAGACCGCCCAGGTCTGCCACGGGTGCATGGAGGCCCGCATCCGCAGCATCGGCCGGGTGATGGGGAAGGGCCCCGGCGGCCGCCGCGCCGCCCAGGCCTGA
- the hydF gene encoding [FeFe] hydrogenase H-cluster maturation GTPase HydF: MTQPAPRSLRLHIGLFGRRNVGKSSLLNAFTRQRVSIVSDTLGTTTDPVEKPMELLPLGPVLFVDTAGIDDEGALGELRMARTRAVLDRVDLGVVVTEGGAWGPFEAGLLEELRARKVPVLVVRNKADLGEAPGHPDDLPWVSVSALEGSGMAALREALLRLAPADFFDNRRLVSDLVPPGETAVLVVPIDKEAPKGRLILPQVMAIRDLLDGESMALVVQERELRNALQRLTRPPALVVTDSQAFLKVAADVPRDVPMTSFSILMSRFQGDLAEQVRGTLGIERLKGGDRVLVAETCGHHPVGEDIGRVKIPRWLTQYVGAKLEFEHVQGRDFPEDLSPYGLVVHCGNCTGNRREMLSRIHRAREAGVPLTNYGLTIAYSLGIFDRALEPFPAAKALLEQTNAAK; the protein is encoded by the coding sequence ATGACCCAGCCCGCCCCCCGCTCCCTCCGCCTCCACATCGGCCTCTTCGGTCGCCGGAACGTCGGAAAATCCTCCCTCCTGAACGCCTTCACCCGCCAGCGGGTCTCCATCGTCTCGGACACCCTGGGCACCACCACCGATCCGGTGGAGAAGCCCATGGAGCTGCTTCCCCTGGGGCCCGTGCTCTTCGTGGACACGGCCGGGATCGACGACGAGGGCGCCCTGGGCGAGCTCCGCATGGCCCGCACCCGGGCCGTCCTGGACCGGGTGGACCTTGGCGTGGTCGTCACCGAGGGCGGGGCCTGGGGCCCCTTCGAGGCGGGCCTCCTGGAGGAGCTGCGGGCCCGCAAGGTGCCCGTGCTCGTCGTGCGGAACAAGGCCGACCTGGGCGAGGCCCCGGGCCACCCCGACGACCTGCCCTGGGTTTCGGTGAGCGCCCTGGAGGGTTCCGGCATGGCCGCCCTCCGGGAGGCCCTGCTGCGCCTGGCCCCCGCGGACTTCTTCGACAACCGGCGCCTGGTCAGCGACCTCGTCCCCCCGGGCGAGACCGCCGTCCTCGTGGTCCCCATCGACAAGGAGGCCCCCAAGGGCCGCCTCATCCTCCCCCAGGTCATGGCCATCCGGGACCTGCTGGACGGCGAGAGCATGGCCCTCGTGGTCCAGGAGCGGGAGCTGCGCAACGCCCTCCAGCGCCTCACCCGGCCCCCGGCGCTCGTGGTGACGGACTCCCAGGCCTTCCTGAAGGTGGCCGCGGACGTGCCCCGGGACGTGCCCATGACCAGCTTCTCCATCCTCATGAGCCGCTTCCAGGGCGACCTCGCCGAGCAGGTGCGGGGGACCCTGGGCATCGAGCGCCTCAAGGGCGGGGACCGGGTCCTCGTGGCCGAGACCTGCGGGCACCATCCCGTGGGCGAGGACATCGGCCGGGTGAAGATCCCCCGCTGGCTGACCCAGTACGTGGGGGCGAAGCTGGAGTTCGAGCACGTGCAGGGCCGGGATTTCCCCGAGGACCTGAGCCCCTACGGCCTCGTGGTCCACTGCGGCAACTGCACCGGCAACCGCCGCGAGATGCTGAGCCGCATCCACCGCGCCCGGGAGGCGGGCGTGCCCCTCACCAACTACGGCCTGACGATCGCCTATTCCCTGGGGATCTTCGACCGGGCCCTGGAGCCCTTCCCCGCCGCCAAGGCCCTGCTGGAGCAGACGAATGCAGCGAAGTGA